A single region of the Oceaniferula marina genome encodes:
- the tatC gene encoding twin-arginine translocase subunit TatC, with amino-acid sequence MFVLKKLFELRDKTHESDEKPFLDHLEDLRIVITRVVLTLTLSMLVCFIFRNELMEIIRKPVEQTWHTSQKSKMPGPEDAPVALELETWEKAKRAARDTARFSEPQKNHYFKYQDPDGSLKLEFHSGCVIYYQAAIDMENTTQNGVGFIKDLPDIDEDTRKQVTALLDEEKRPDAAVDSRGKLVLMQALNPTEGFMLSMKLALFAGIIVSFPLLLYFILQFILPGLKQNEKKALWPALLIGFGLFTGGVLFSYFFVLPKVLDFFYNWSQEMGVTNEWRIGYYISFATQFTLIFGLSFELPVVVMTLVKLGILNYDMMRNTRSYAILAIVIIAALITPTPDAFTLLLLAGPMIVLYEICIWLAFFHGKKEREKERAEQEELKRKLASAPALATSRDGDDDPEDPEDDPDGSEGSDAYNSYDDEFSDDHYHYSDEDPYEIHGDDEGNEEDTGTYDFPEENEDVSHEDPPLDHHELTDEYHPYYDNLDEAGTKDLSDIDFTDQEDNHEPEEESDKETDEAHPDKEKSNGDTPSDDKEPQ; translated from the coding sequence ATGTTTGTTCTCAAAAAACTATTCGAACTGAGGGATAAAACCCACGAAAGCGACGAAAAACCTTTCCTCGACCACCTTGAGGATCTGCGAATCGTCATCACCCGTGTGGTGCTCACCCTCACCCTCTCGATGCTCGTTTGCTTTATTTTCCGCAATGAGCTCATGGAGATCATTCGTAAACCGGTCGAACAAACCTGGCATACCAGCCAGAAAAGCAAAATGCCCGGGCCGGAGGATGCCCCGGTTGCCCTCGAGCTCGAGACTTGGGAAAAAGCCAAACGCGCAGCCCGAGATACCGCCCGCTTTTCCGAACCCCAAAAAAACCATTACTTCAAATACCAGGACCCGGATGGCTCCCTGAAGCTCGAGTTCCACTCCGGCTGCGTCATTTATTACCAAGCGGCGATCGATATGGAGAACACGACCCAGAATGGGGTCGGATTCATTAAAGACCTACCCGATATCGATGAAGACACCCGCAAGCAGGTCACCGCCCTGCTTGATGAAGAAAAACGTCCGGACGCCGCGGTCGACTCCCGAGGCAAACTCGTCCTGATGCAGGCTCTCAACCCAACCGAAGGGTTTATGCTTTCCATGAAGCTCGCACTGTTTGCCGGCATCATCGTTTCCTTCCCTCTGCTGCTCTACTTCATTTTGCAGTTCATTCTTCCCGGCCTGAAGCAAAATGAAAAGAAGGCCCTCTGGCCAGCCCTGCTGATCGGCTTCGGGCTGTTCACCGGTGGAGTGCTCTTCTCCTACTTCTTTGTCCTGCCGAAAGTCCTCGATTTCTTCTACAACTGGAGTCAGGAAATGGGCGTCACCAACGAATGGAGGATCGGATACTACATCTCCTTCGCTACCCAGTTCACCCTGATCTTTGGCCTCAGCTTTGAACTTCCGGTCGTCGTGATGACCCTGGTCAAGTTGGGGATCCTCAACTATGACATGATGCGCAATACGCGGTCCTACGCGATTCTGGCCATCGTCATCATTGCCGCCCTGATTACCCCCACCCCGGATGCCTTCACCCTACTGCTTTTAGCTGGACCGATGATCGTCCTCTACGAAATATGTATCTGGCTCGCCTTCTTCCACGGCAAAAAAGAACGGGAAAAAGAACGAGCCGAACAAGAAGAACTCAAGCGTAAGCTAGCCAGTGCCCCTGCCCTCGCAACAAGCCGCGATGGCGACGATGATCCTGAGGACCCTGAGGATGATCCCGATGGCTCGGAAGGTTCCGACGCATACAACAGCTACGACGATGAATTCTCCGATGACCACTACCACTACAGTGACGAGGATCCATACGAAATCCACGGCGATGACGAAGGTAATGAAGAAGACACCGGCACCTACGATTTCCCGGAAGAGAATGAAGACGTCTCCCACGAAGACCCGCCACTCGATCACCACGAGCTGACCGACGAGTATCATCCCTATTACGACAACTTGGATGAAGCCGGAACCAAGGATCTCTCAGACATCGACTTCACCGACCAGGAAGACAATCATGAACCCGAGGAAGAGTCCGACAAAGAAACGGATGAGGCTCACCCCGACAAAGAAAAATCAAACGGGGATACGCCCAGTGATGACAAAGAGCCCCAATAA
- a CDS encoding voltage-gated chloride channel family protein, producing MIRKLRRTRLFEIEQCINLLFLCKWLFLGSIVGALAGSASAILLISLDQATDFRENNLWIIALLPIGGLISGLLYYHFGQRSEKGNNLLLEEYHHAEQTIPLRMAPLVLIGTIITHLFGGSAGREGTAVQMGGALSDQFGKWFKLNAHDRKIIIVMGISAGFASVFGTPLAGAIFALEVLVLGKIRYEAILPSFIAAVIGNYVCNLWPIDHSHYHIPFVPELTPTRLAWTAAAGILFGLAAMLFSKSTHGFGSLFKKHIGYAPARPLIGGAVLAIIIYFIGTTKYIGLGIPTIEASFVDSMNSYDFLIKIAFTAFTIGAGFKGGEVTPLFFIGATLGNAMVWLIPLPMPLLAGMGFVAVFAGATNTPIACTLMGIELFGADCGVYVAIACVVAYLFSGHTGIYSSQIIGAPKHRFYKKFKGLHLKDAKH from the coding sequence ATGATTAGAAAACTACGCAGAACCCGACTGTTTGAGATTGAGCAATGCATCAACCTCCTCTTCCTCTGCAAATGGTTGTTTCTTGGTTCCATTGTTGGAGCTTTGGCGGGCTCGGCATCCGCCATCTTGTTAATCTCTCTGGATCAAGCGACGGATTTCCGAGAAAACAACCTCTGGATCATTGCCCTGTTACCAATAGGTGGGCTGATTTCCGGGCTCCTTTACTATCATTTTGGGCAACGGTCCGAAAAAGGAAATAACCTACTGCTGGAAGAATACCATCACGCAGAGCAAACCATTCCGCTTCGCATGGCTCCGCTGGTCCTGATCGGAACCATCATCACTCATTTGTTTGGGGGCTCCGCAGGCCGCGAAGGAACCGCAGTGCAAATGGGTGGTGCTTTGTCGGATCAATTCGGGAAATGGTTCAAGCTCAATGCCCACGACCGTAAAATCATTATCGTGATGGGCATCAGCGCCGGCTTTGCCTCGGTCTTCGGAACCCCGCTAGCCGGAGCCATCTTTGCCTTGGAGGTGCTGGTTCTCGGAAAAATCCGCTACGAAGCCATCCTCCCTAGTTTCATCGCGGCCGTCATCGGCAACTACGTCTGCAACCTCTGGCCGATTGACCACTCTCACTATCACATTCCCTTTGTTCCCGAGCTCACCCCCACCCGACTGGCCTGGACGGCAGCGGCGGGCATCCTCTTTGGGCTTGCCGCCATGCTCTTCTCCAAGTCCACCCATGGTTTTGGGTCTCTGTTTAAAAAGCACATTGGCTACGCTCCGGCCCGCCCCCTGATTGGAGGAGCGGTTCTCGCCATCATTATCTATTTCATCGGCACCACCAAATACATCGGCCTCGGCATCCCCACCATTGAAGCCAGCTTTGTCGATTCCATGAACTCCTACGATTTCCTGATCAAAATTGCCTTCACCGCCTTCACGATTGGAGCCGGGTTCAAGGGAGGTGAGGTCACCCCGCTTTTTTTCATCGGAGCGACCCTGGGAAATGCCATGGTTTGGCTGATCCCCCTGCCGATGCCGCTGCTGGCAGGCATGGGGTTTGTTGCCGTGTTTGCGGGAGCCACCAACACCCCGATTGCCTGCACCCTGATGGGGATCGAGCTCTTCGGCGCCGATTGCGGTGTCTACGTCGCGATCGCCTGCGTTGTCGCCTATCTTTTCTCGGGCCACACCGGCATTTACTCCTCCCAAATCATCGGAGCCCCCAAACATCGCTTCTATAAGAAATTCAAAGGGCTGCACCTCAAAGATGCAAAACATTAG
- a CDS encoding YicC/YloC family endoribonuclease, producing MTKSPNKASSSFTPHSRPPRNTLNPSTSMHSMTGFGRAEYATTKLAARVEAASVNRKQGEIVVQMPRIYAELEASIRKLALNKLSRGRVTLNIQVEAPETASGAIQINSSRAKALEAAFTELSDILDRPIQPDASDFIKAPDIFDFDDQPIDPEEAWAAISPAVEEALDQLIAMRADEGRHLMTDIEQRICILENLSSEITIHAPAVIKKYKENLHRRLAETELEFDLNDERILKEIGLFADRCDISEEITRLQSHFEKFRQYLNSNEPVGRPLDFLCQELNREFNTIGSKANDATLAQLVVNAKTELEKIREQVQNIE from the coding sequence ATGACAAAGAGCCCCAATAAGGCCAGCTCTTCATTCACTCCACATTCCCGCCCCCCCCGCAACACCCTCAACCCATCCACCTCCATGCACTCCATGACAGGATTCGGCAGAGCCGAATACGCCACCACCAAACTAGCCGCCCGCGTCGAAGCCGCATCCGTCAACCGTAAGCAAGGCGAAATCGTCGTGCAAATGCCCCGGATCTATGCCGAGCTCGAAGCCTCAATCCGCAAACTGGCGCTCAACAAACTTTCGCGTGGGCGGGTCACACTCAATATTCAGGTCGAAGCCCCTGAAACGGCCAGCGGAGCCATCCAAATCAACAGCTCCCGCGCCAAGGCTCTGGAAGCAGCCTTCACCGAACTCTCCGACATCTTGGATCGTCCCATTCAACCAGACGCCAGTGATTTCATCAAAGCCCCGGATATTTTCGATTTTGACGATCAACCCATCGACCCTGAAGAGGCATGGGCCGCCATCTCACCCGCCGTCGAAGAAGCGCTTGATCAACTCATTGCGATGCGGGCTGACGAAGGTCGCCACCTGATGACCGATATCGAACAGCGGATCTGCATTCTGGAAAATCTCAGCTCCGAGATCACCATTCACGCGCCAGCGGTCATAAAAAAATACAAAGAAAACCTCCACCGCCGGCTTGCCGAAACGGAACTCGAATTCGACCTCAATGACGAGCGCATCCTCAAAGAGATCGGACTCTTTGCCGACCGCTGCGACATCAGTGAAGAAATCACGCGACTCCAATCGCATTTTGAAAAATTTCGCCAATATCTGAATTCCAACGAGCCCGTTGGTCGCCCACTCGATTTCCTCTGCCAGGAACTCAACCGTGAGTTCAACACCATCGGTTCCAAGGCCAACGATGCCACCCTGGCCCAACTCGTCGTCAACGCCAAAACCGAACTCGAAAAAATCCGGGAGCAAGTCCAGAACATCGAGTAA
- a CDS encoding phosphoribosylanthranilate isomerase, whose translation MASIESFLDQSSTSLKICGITQPEQAKQLADMGVDAIGINFWPHSKRYLAPDAARTFLPDLSGRTVRVGVFVNADPALPLQLLEQGAIDLAQFHGDETPEYVQPFLDQGLPFIKAIGVKNAASLDHILAYQSDAVLLDTPAPGVYGGTGEAFDWNHAKSFMLEHPGLPVILAGGITPENASEAVRTLHPAVIDVASGAESAPGIKDLDKVSRLQKALSA comes from the coding sequence ATGGCCAGCATCGAATCCTTTCTCGACCAGAGCAGCACCTCACTGAAAATTTGCGGGATCACCCAGCCGGAGCAGGCAAAGCAACTTGCCGACATGGGAGTCGACGCCATTGGCATCAACTTCTGGCCGCATTCTAAGCGCTACCTCGCACCCGATGCGGCCCGCACCTTTTTACCGGATCTTAGCGGAAGAACTGTCCGCGTGGGCGTCTTCGTCAATGCCGATCCTGCACTGCCGCTCCAACTGCTCGAACAAGGGGCCATCGATCTGGCTCAATTCCACGGTGATGAGACTCCCGAATACGTTCAGCCTTTCCTCGACCAAGGCTTGCCATTCATCAAAGCCATCGGGGTAAAAAATGCGGCATCTCTGGATCACATTCTGGCTTACCAGTCGGACGCCGTCCTGCTCGACACTCCGGCACCGGGGGTTTACGGAGGTACTGGTGAGGCCTTCGATTGGAATCATGCCAAATCCTTTATGCTGGAACACCCCGGGCTGCCAGTCATTCTCGCCGGAGGGATCACGCCGGAGAATGCATCCGAAGCAGTGCGCACGCTCCACCCTGCCGTCATCGATGTTGCCTCAGGTGCAGAAAGCGCACCGGGTATCAAAGACCTCGATAAAGTAAGCCGCCTCCAAAAGGCCTTGTCGGCATAA